In Cryptomeria japonica chromosome 1, Sugi_1.0, whole genome shotgun sequence, the sequence atatctGCCATCAAGCATAATCTACCTCATAATGAATTCGGCCATATCCACCTAGGGAGCCATTAGGTCCTTCCTATTGTATCCACAATCTGCCATTTTATTAACTCTTAAATGCTCCTTAGCTTTATCAAAAACAAATTCCATGTCTTCCTCCCCTATTTTTATGTCTTTGTAAAACCTTTTCACATTCATAGCCAAACCTGTAACCATAGCCACCAAGGTTTCATCCATCTGAAATTCAgcaccataagccctcaaaacccctttcttccaTCCGTTGACAAACATTTCCGTGAGGAAAGGAGAAGGGCCATGGGgtctttccaagaagggaaccatCCCCCATTAACAATTTCCTGCCACgcctccttatttttcttccatttatcaaaagtgggttgttcttgcctattcttgtccccacccataatggtcTGGGTCACCAAACAAaagcaggaaatgggccacacaagACAAGTCTCTAAACGGAAGCAGGATAGGGGCCACACAAGAAGACATAGAATctaggcacaagggaagtttctagatctttgaaTAGGGAAATCGAAAGGAAACCATTTCgccaacaacttaatcaaatcatgattattCTTCATTAATTACCACAAGTGGATGGTATCATCATATGCCAAGTCGCACAAGTTTTTTGGGAAAGAGTCCCGATTGATCCACCATTTTTCCACAACATAGCCCACCACCATATTGGCTAATAAATCCGTCGCTTTATTGTCTTCCTAAAATACGTGAGATattttgaattcatccaactctttaaTCATATCACAAGAATCTTTAATCAAGTTGGCAATAGTCCAGCTAGGATCAGTACGCCCAttcaaacaattgataatgttaagtgagtcagATTCCAGCTAGACCTTTCTATATCCTTCCCTTTTAGCCATGTTAACAATAGATTAGTGTTAGGACTTGTATTTTTCACACTTTTACTTCCTTTCAATATTAACTTCAAATTTTTTAACTGTAACATTTACTAAATTAAGTTAGGTTTCAATTACTTAAATAATTCTACTTTTATGTTAACTATGCTACTTTGGAAGAATTGTCTCAATCCTTCTTTTTTAATTTTAGCCACTTCACACACTAAATTTATTAATACTAACATACATAGTGTATGACAATTTTAATACATCATCTTCCTTTGAAATTATAACCAAAACAATTGCCTTGTATCCAATATATCAATAAAACATTATCATATGTTTATTATATGTCTTATCTTATATTTTTAACTTATTTTTGGGTTTTCACTCCCTTCTTATTTCTTAGGATTAATATCTCAAATACTGCATTGTAGAGATAGAAAAATCTCTTTTTATTTTTACATACTCAGGACATATTTATTCAATAATTATAGTACTAGCTTCTTAACTTCTctttttttattatcatttttaaATTTCTTATTTTTACACCCAAGTTCAACAAAATTAAATCATACttctaaatattaaataaaaaacataATGAGACGAGAGTTTATCTTGGATAAGGATATTATTTAAATATCCCTAAGAAAGAAAAAATTTACCATCCTATCACTATAAGCTAAAACTTATAAATTTGCTACAATGAATAGTGAGGGGGTTCTATATCCTATTGCTATTATCTTCTAAGGTTCCATTTTTTTTTAGGACTAAGAGGAATAATGAGGTAAACTTAGATACTATGAAATCCAAGAAATATTATTGTTAGCATTATATAGGCATTTTATTCTTTGTTGATGAGACTAGAGAGATTTAAACAAATTTTTTGTTATGCATGTTGTTCTAATAAATCTTTCTTTGAGTATCATGTGCCTTGTGATCCCTGACATCTTGATAAATTAGGCTATGAGTATCTTTTTAGAGTCGATGTTGAGTACTAATCTTGGTCATAAAGATTATAAATGGCCTCTATTATTACCTCTAAGATACTATTAGAAGAATTCACCCTAATTTAAATGGTAAGCATCAATTCAAATACTAGCTATACAAAGTTCAAATATTTCTATGTAATAATATGCTTACATATTATATAAATAGTAATACATGGACATATCCTTTTAGATGAGGATTCAATGAAAAGATTACTCACTCATCAAAATTCAAGTAACAACAAATGGAATTTATTGAATAGAAGTCTATTAAAAAACAAATTGTCTCTATTGTTGTATAGTGATAACTGATTTTACAATCAAAAGGCTTTAATATCTTATAATGTAGATTAGAGAATTTATAAGATTCATAGATATAAAACGTTTGTAAGAGTATAAATTCTAACATAATAAGAAGCTATTAAATAAAAACAACCACCAtgcattataaaatttattttcataataGTCAAAAttctatataaaaaaaatttacttATAATATTCTATTATTGTGGATTTAAAtttgtgtaattatctttgaaactaattcaattaaaaataaaaaattttaaaatccttCATTAAAAACAAAAACTATtgaaaattgtaaaaaaattttaatctatttttttgttgaaagaaagaGAATAAAAACTAGAAGTTTTTTTACAATAAATAACAGCTTATGATATTGTTATTACTgtatagtttttgagtcaaactgaTTAACTCGTAAACAACAACTACTATTTCTCTTGCTTATAAACCAAAACTACAAACACTAAAGATTGTCTAATATCATTAAATACACACTATCCTTATATATCAGTCTTCAAATATGACCATGTTTCCGATGGTTCATAAGGGATCCACAACTATTTAATACACCTATTACCTATTACAATTAAAAGTCTATAAAAGAAGACACTTTTGTGTGGGAATCTTTGCACAACTGAAGGAGATCCGCAATTATATGGCTACCTAAGTTGGGGCATTTCAAGTACACTTGATGATGCATTCCAAGCGTATCCAGATTCACTGTTATCATCCACTAAAAGTGCCTTCGCTTCTGCTAGCTCTTTCACAACACTATTCATTGTGGGTCTATTTACTGGTCTCGGTTCCACACACGTGTATGCAATCTCTGCAACTTTCCATGCAGATGCTAAATTATATCGCCCACCCAATGAAGAATCCATCAGGTCTTCTAGTCTCCCACAGGAAAGCAAATTTTTTGCCTGTGTCAGAAAGAAGATGAGAACCGTAAGTTATCATCAATGGGAAAAAACAAATAGATTTTATATAGAGTAAGTTACCGATTCGACTATTCCCTTCTTGGGCGGTACTCCAGaaataatctccaacaaaacaaCACCAAAACTGTAGACATCACTCTTCTCATTTAAGGACATCGTTCCAAAATATCTGGATCAGGTTTCAAATTTAGTGTAATGTCAACCATTTGATGAATGTCAAACTACTTgcttgtttgattaaaaaaacatCAAATAATGGCGAGGTATGAAAATACTCAGGATCAAGATAGCCGAGGGTGCCCTTGACATTAGTAGTTACGTAGCTTTTGGAAGTGTCAAACAACTTCGATAGACCGAAGTCAGTTATCTTGGCAAACATTTTTTTATCCAAAAGTATATTACTACACTTAATATCTCTGTGTATGATTGGAGGACTACAACCCTCATGCAGATATAGCAATCCTGCAAGGGATGTAAGATATTTGTAATGCGAACGAGCAATTTTACTAAAAGAAATTAAAGTAATTACACAAACAGATTACCCTCTGCTGCTTGGAGAGCAATGTTGAGCCTGGTTTCCCAATCAAGTGGTTTCTCTTGCTTCGCTGAGCCTGTAAATAGAATAAGAAGTCCTTTTACAAAAAGAAATGTGTCTACTTTAATTTTGTTCATAGTAATATGGAATAAACAATACCGTATAAATGGTCCATCAGCGTTCCAAATTCCATAAATTCGTATACTAAGGCCACTGTAGGTTGTCTGCAGTACCCAATTAGTTTTACAAGATTCTTATGGTAAATTCTTGAAAGGAGATTTACCTGGGCCAAGAACACAAGCACCATATGTTAACAGGCATTTTGGGCTGAGAGAAATGTATGAGAAAGATATAAAATTCTTGTTATAATTGAAACTTCCATTAATTTGTTAAGGCAGAAAAAACCTCATTTCGAAACTCTtgttttccttgagatgaataggTTGAAAGTATCTTCACTGCAACATCGTTTCCTGAAAGTTGGCCATAGAACACAGATCCAAAGCCTCCCTTACCGATAAATGTAGAATAGTTATTTGTAGCCGCTTTAATATCTTCTTCAGTGTATTCTACCGCTGAGTTTTTAATAAATTCGTTTGGATCATCTACATCTGTTTCAAAAGAGTAAATAGAACAAAGGTCTCAAACAAATTACAAGAGCTAAAATAATAATTATTGCTTTTAAATAAACCCTTTTCAAGTCACAGGAATTCAGAAAAGACCTGTACATGATTGTTGAGGTTGCGTAATAGAATTGTTTGTGGTGAGATTTCCTCGATCATATTTATTTCTCCATAGATGAATCCCGAATATCACAACAATTAGCAGAACCAAACAGCCAATACTGAGTCCTATAATCCATCTTTTCCCTTTGTTTTTCTTGTCCTGTGGAGACTTGCTTTGTGGATAAACTCTGCAAGGTAGAGAGAACAATTAAGATGCCAAAggttaaaacaaaattatttgaaTAATTCTCTTTTTGatatatagagcaataatggtttcTCTCCAAGGAGACAAAGGCAAGAAAGGATATCCTCGTACCGAAGGTTTAAACCAGGCTTAATTAAACCAGGTGGCAAATCTCCATCTAACTTATTGTTCTGCAAAAATCTAATCACCATAAAAGGTAGTAATTAAAAACAAACCTGGTTGAGTTAACACCATCTTTGACTAAACTATCAAAAAGTAAATAAAATTGTTACAAGAAaaataagatgtcttgaacaaaCATACAGTTCATTTAACATGGGGAGTTTCTCTAATGAACTCGGAATGTCTCCAGTCAGTTGATTATTTTGCACTTGCCTTCGATATGCCAAGGAAATTAGAGATTAACACTGACAAACTACCTTTCTCATTCATCTATGTATATAAGAATAAAGCTTTCGAAAGAAGATAGTGAAGGATCTCTTACAATGTTGTAAGCTTCATCAATGTGCTGAGATCTGGAATAGAGCCTGTAAAATTATTGTTGCCTAACAGCTAAAACAAATACCATAAACTTATTAGTCACTTATTAAATTGACGGGAGCTACACCCTATAGAttgcaaaataaaatttataattatttttaaaaatttgtactTCCCAATATCTAATGCAAGTGGAGGTGGGTGTTTGTCTTACCAACTGTTTTAATGCTGTTAAGTTGGCTATGCTTGGAGGTATATTGCCAGTGAGACCCATGTTTGTTAAATTCCTAGAAAGAGTTGAAGTTATGTGGGTTAACAGCCTTCAGTGCTGAAAAGAAACCTAATGTATTCCTTGCTCTAAGTTTTAATGAATTTCTATGATTTTTAAGAAAAGAATTTTACACAGTAATCACTCGTGGAGGGTCTTCTTCATTGCACATAACACCAGTTATTGGTAAACCTGCAGGCAAACATGGATCTCCTGTTGTCCAAACATCTGGAACATTCACTGTCTCTGCTACTTTTCTAATAGCAAGTACTGTATCACACGTTCACGAAAATATTAGACGATATCCCTGTTAAGCTGAATAAGCTGAGTATAATGAAGCAGGCTGCAGATGCAGAAATAAACTTACCATCTCCTGCGTCTGTCATATTGGTGATGTTTAGTATTTCATATGCTTCAGCTGCATTTATGAATGGCCTCATCTCGGATCCTGCTTGTGAACGTATGTTTATGTCTATAGACTTAGTTGCGCTAAGCTCTAGACGACTTTCTAGTGCCCAGCACTTATACTCAGAAACTTCTATTTCTACTTTTGGAACATTGCCAATGAAGACCTGGAATGTGTTGTTCCCTGAAAGGCTTGTCTTATTGATGTTGCACAAGTAAAGAGCAAAATAGTAAATGCCCCGGGCAAGATTCAGCCAGTTCGAAACAAGCAAATCTTCCCCTTCTTGTGGTGTGATAGCAGTCATTAATACTGATACAGGTGGTTGGTTTTTTATGCTCCCAAAAGAAGAGTCATTCGTGCTGATAGTTGTTGTTAACGGCACCTGAAAAGGTAGCCACAGGCGATCATACTGGTCGTAGGGAAACCTGTACCACGACGACAACATTACATTTGATAAGATCAACACATCTCTTCATCACAACAGCAAAAAACGAAATAAAAAATGAGTAACTGCCAAATGAAATAGTGATTATGCTTACTCTATCTCATTAGAGCTGCCAAAATTTATACCAGAGAAGCGTTTTAAAGCGTTGTAGTTGAAATCAGTGTAAGAGTTATACGTTGTAGATTGTAGCGGCCTCAACTCAATGGTTGAAATGAAAACATAATAACTTTCAGGTGTCTCTAAATTTCTAGCCAGGCATACGCTCATGCTATCCCTTTTGGGGGTCAAGATGATTTCGTAAAAGACAGAGAAAGAATTTGGGAAAATCGTCAGGTCGACTATTGCCCACTTGATTCCCTCTATATACAAATCGAAGACGCTTGCTAAACGAAGATTTTCAAATCCTCTCAAAACAAACCTGACCCTTGCCAGATAT encodes:
- the LOC131070304 gene encoding leucine-rich repeat receptor-like serine/threonine-protein kinase At2g14510 isoform X2, whose protein sequence is MKFISLTLLAITAFIGLLSRCTLANPDGFLSINCGASNNETNGKLDWITDSLFIKFRNTSIMSPFSSNSTAFQYQYVAYFTNVEANKHCYLLPVRPYIQYLARVRFVLRGFENLRLASVFDLYIEGIKWAIVDLTIFPNSFSVFYEIILTPKRDSMSVCLARNLETPESYYVFISTIELRPLQSTTYNSYTDFNYNALKRFSGINFGSSNEIEFPYDQYDRLWLPFQVPLTTTISTNDSSFGSIKNQPPVSVLMTAITPQEGEDLLVSNWLNLARGIYYFALYLCNINKTSLSGNNTFQVFIGNVPKVEIEVSEYKCWALESRLELSATKSIDINIRSQAGSEMRPFINAAEAYEILNITNMTDAGDVLAIRKVAETVNVPDVWTTGDPCLPAGLPITGVMCNEEDPPRVITVNLTNMGLTGNIPPSIANLTALKQLLLGNNNFTGSIPDLSTLMKLTTLQVQNNQLTGDIPSSLEKLPMLNELFLQNNKLDGDLPPGLIKPGLNLRVYPQSKSPQDKKNKGKRWIIGLSIGCLVLLIVVIFGIHLWRNKYDRGNLTTNNSITQPQQSYVDDPNEFIKNSAVEYTEEDIKAATNNYSTFIGKGGFGSVFYGQLSGNDVAVKILSTYSSQGKQEFRNEVNLLSRIYHKNLVKLIGYCRQPTVALVYEFMEFGTLMDHLYGSAKQEKPLDWETRLNIALQAAEGLLYLHEGCSPPIIHRDIKCSNILLDKKMFAKITDFGLSKLFDTSKSYVTTNVKGTLGYLDPEYFGTMSLNEKSDVYSFGVVLLEIISGVPPKKGIVESAKNLLSCGRLEDLMDSSLGGRYNLASAWKVAEIAYTCVEPRPVNRPTMNSVVKELAEAKALLVDDNSESGYAWNASSSVLEMPQLR
- the LOC131070304 gene encoding leucine-rich repeat receptor-like serine/threonine-protein kinase At2g14510 isoform X3, with protein sequence MKFISLTLLAITAFIGLLSRCTLANPDGFLSINCGASNNETNGKLDWITDSLFIKFRNTSIMSPFSSNSTAFQYQYVAYFTNVEANKHCYLLPVRPYIQYLARVRFVLRGFENLRLASVFDLYIEGIKWAIVDLTIFPNSFSVFYEIILTPKRDSMSVCLARNLETPESYYVFISTIELRPLQSTTYNSYTDFNYNALKRFSGINFGSSNEIEFPYDQYDRLWLPFQVPLTTTISTNDSSFGSIKNQPPVSVLMTAITPQEGEDLLVSNWLNLARGIYYFALYLCNINKTSLSGNNTFQVFIGNVPKVEIEVSEYKCWALESRLELSATKSIDINIRSQAGSEMRPFINAAEAYEILNITNMTDAGDVLAIRKVAETVNVPDVWTTGDPCLPAGLPITGVMCNEEDPPRVITVNLTNMGLTGNIPPSIANLTALKQLLLGNNNFTGSIPDLSTLMKLTTLFLQNNKLDGDLPPGLIKPGLNLRVYPQSKSPQDKKNKGKRWIIGLSIGCLVLLIVVIFGIHLWRNKYDRGNLTTNNSITQPQQSCTDVDDPNEFIKNSAVEYTEEDIKAATNNYSTFIGKGGFGSVFYGQLSGNDVAVKILSTYSSQGKQEFRNEVNLLSRIYHKNLVKLIGYCRQPTVALVYEFMEFGTLMDHLYGSAKQEKPLDWETRLNIALQAAEGLLYLHEGCSPPIIHRDIKCSNILLDKKMFAKITDFGLSKLFDTSKSYVTTNVKGTLGYLDPEYFGTMSLNEKSDVYSFGVVLLEIISGVPPKKGIVESAKNLLSCGRLEDLMDSSLGGRYNLASAWKVAEIAYTCVEPRPVNRPTMNSVVKELAEAKALLVDDNSESGYAWNASSSVLEMPQLR
- the LOC131070304 gene encoding leucine-rich repeat receptor-like serine/threonine-protein kinase At2g14510 isoform X1; translated protein: MKFISLTLLAITAFIGLLSRCTLANPDGFLSINCGASNNETNGKLDWITDSLFIKFRNTSIMSPFSSNSTAFQYQYVAYFTNVEANKHCYLLPVRPYIQYLARVRFVLRGFENLRLASVFDLYIEGIKWAIVDLTIFPNSFSVFYEIILTPKRDSMSVCLARNLETPESYYVFISTIELRPLQSTTYNSYTDFNYNALKRFSGINFGSSNEIEFPYDQYDRLWLPFQVPLTTTISTNDSSFGSIKNQPPVSVLMTAITPQEGEDLLVSNWLNLARGIYYFALYLCNINKTSLSGNNTFQVFIGNVPKVEIEVSEYKCWALESRLELSATKSIDINIRSQAGSEMRPFINAAEAYEILNITNMTDAGDVLAIRKVAETVNVPDVWTTGDPCLPAGLPITGVMCNEEDPPRVITVNLTNMGLTGNIPPSIANLTALKQLLLGNNNFTGSIPDLSTLMKLTTLQVQNNQLTGDIPSSLEKLPMLNELFLQNNKLDGDLPPGLIKPGLNLRVYPQSKSPQDKKNKGKRWIIGLSIGCLVLLIVVIFGIHLWRNKYDRGNLTTNNSITQPQQSCTDVDDPNEFIKNSAVEYTEEDIKAATNNYSTFIGKGGFGSVFYGQLSGNDVAVKILSTYSSQGKQEFRNEVNLLSRIYHKNLVKLIGYCRQPTVALVYEFMEFGTLMDHLYGSAKQEKPLDWETRLNIALQAAEGLLYLHEGCSPPIIHRDIKCSNILLDKKMFAKITDFGLSKLFDTSKSYVTTNVKGTLGYLDPEYFGTMSLNEKSDVYSFGVVLLEIISGVPPKKGIVESAKNLLSCGRLEDLMDSSLGGRYNLASAWKVAEIAYTCVEPRPVNRPTMNSVVKELAEAKALLVDDNSESGYAWNASSSVLEMPQLR